The following proteins are encoded in a genomic region of Chryseobacterium cucumeris:
- a CDS encoding TonB-dependent receptor plug domain-containing protein, with amino-acid sequence MKKKVLSVLSLSVALWVNAQEKDSLNQKKIEEVVITGQYMQQSINKSIYKVDVIDAEQIKNMAATNVAEVLNQSLNIQITPDTRSGNSTANIMGLNGDYVKILIDNIPVVGDTGLGSNIDLTKITLSNIERIEIVKGSMGVEYGNGAVAGVINIITKKNSTKKISVRGSIQEETVRDNYDLKKRGNGRHIQNLNVDYNISNEWFASINFNHNQFMGYEGESKGYKYFGQDNQRGYEWNPKDQYDASALLRYTKNKTTFFYKLSYLDEKFNFYNPEVNRNPLNDGLGGVSYESRDRRYNTDRWIHQFNIQTNLGHIRYMGDFSYQNQDRKYYDYNYDIPNRQIKSRQDEKSYYKTDVIYSRGMFSNFLDSKVFDFQLGYELDYTNGYAALIAGDFFGEAVKRKIFTYSNFLSAEWNVSDKFSLRPGVRLSLSENFNNQYNYSLSARYKTSENSNLRAVVGSANRFPKYDELYTYFVNLNHDVQGNPDLNPEKGFSAGLFWNQNFSADNGWKIAYGVDALYLDVRDRIEMVMVKEPSTYKYMNLNTYKNLLFSANVDFRKDQFALSLRGSVNGTSVSMIDLKSSSPTDFQYLVQAGASANYKLKSTDTNFALYYKFTGPDRIYVSDGANDFRLGKIDSFHMMDFIVSQPFWKKHFEISAGVKNIFDVTRLNSTAVAGSAHTAANGFVNLYYGRSYFARLMFQF; translated from the coding sequence ATGAAGAAGAAAGTGCTTTCCGTTCTATCATTATCCGTGGCCTTATGGGTAAATGCACAAGAAAAGGATTCTCTTAATCAAAAGAAAATTGAAGAAGTTGTTATTACAGGACAGTACATGCAGCAGTCCATTAACAAATCGATATATAAGGTTGATGTTATTGATGCAGAACAGATCAAAAATATGGCAGCAACGAATGTCGCCGAGGTTTTGAATCAAAGTCTTAACATACAGATCACTCCGGATACCCGCTCAGGAAATTCCACCGCCAATATCATGGGGCTTAATGGTGATTATGTAAAGATCCTTATAGACAATATTCCGGTAGTAGGGGATACAGGGCTGGGAAGTAACATTGACCTTACCAAAATTACCTTAAGCAATATCGAAAGAATAGAAATTGTAAAAGGAAGTATGGGGGTTGAATATGGAAATGGAGCTGTTGCCGGGGTCATCAACATTATTACCAAAAAAAACAGTACAAAAAAGATCAGTGTTAGAGGTTCGATACAGGAAGAAACAGTAAGGGACAACTATGATCTTAAAAAAAGAGGAAACGGAAGGCATATTCAGAACCTTAATGTAGATTATAATATCAGCAATGAGTGGTTTGCCAGCATCAATTTCAACCATAACCAGTTTATGGGATATGAAGGGGAAAGCAAAGGCTACAAATATTTCGGACAGGATAACCAGAGAGGGTATGAATGGAACCCGAAAGATCAGTATGATGCTTCTGCTTTATTAAGATATACCAAAAATAAAACGACATTCTTTTACAAGTTGTCTTATCTTGACGAAAAATTCAATTTCTATAATCCGGAGGTGAACAGAAATCCTCTTAATGATGGGTTGGGCGGTGTTTCGTATGAAAGCAGAGACAGAAGATATAACACCGACCGATGGATTCACCAGTTCAATATTCAGACTAATCTGGGACATATCCGATACATGGGAGACTTCTCGTATCAGAACCAGGACAGGAAATACTACGACTATAATTACGATATCCCGAACAGACAAATCAAGAGCCGTCAGGACGAAAAGTCTTATTATAAGACCGATGTCATCTACTCCAGAGGAATGTTCAGCAACTTCCTCGACAGCAAGGTTTTTGATTTCCAGTTAGGATATGAATTAGACTATACCAATGGCTATGCTGCTTTGATTGCCGGAGATTTCTTCGGTGAAGCGGTAAAAAGAAAGATCTTCACCTACTCCAATTTCCTTTCTGCAGAATGGAATGTTTCAGATAAATTTTCATTAAGACCGGGAGTAAGACTTTCCCTTAGCGAAAACTTTAATAATCAGTACAACTATTCTTTATCAGCAAGATATAAAACCTCTGAGAATTCAAACCTTAGAGCAGTTGTGGGATCTGCTAACCGCTTCCCTAAATATGACGAGCTGTACACTTATTTTGTGAATCTTAACCATGATGTACAGGGAAATCCGGACTTGAATCCTGAAAAGGGATTCTCTGCAGGACTTTTCTGGAATCAGAACTTTTCAGCAGATAATGGCTGGAAGATCGCTTATGGAGTAGACGCATTATACCTTGATGTACGTGACAGGATTGAAATGGTAATGGTAAAGGAGCCTTCCACCTATAAATATATGAACCTTAATACCTATAAAAATCTACTATTCTCCGCTAATGTAGATTTCAGAAAAGATCAGTTTGCCCTGTCTTTAAGAGGATCAGTAAACGGAACATCAGTATCGATGATTGATTTGAAATCTTCTTCCCCAACAGACTTTCAGTATCTGGTACAGGCAGGCGCTTCAGCAAATTACAAACTGAAAAGTACCGACACTAATTTTGCCCTTTACTACAAATTCACAGGTCCGGACAGAATTTATGTATCCGATGGAGCTAATGACTTCCGCCTTGGAAAAATAGATAGTTTCCATATGATGGATTTCATCGTAAGCCAGCCATTCTGGAAGAAACATTTTGAAATTTCTGCAGGAGTGAAAAATATATTTGATGTCACAAGGTTAAACTCTACGGCAGTAGCCGGTTCAGCTCATACAGCTGCGAACGGGTTTGTTAATTTATATTATGGCAGAAGCTATTTTGCCCGATTAATGTTTCAATTTTAA